One genomic segment of Streptomyces sp. RerS4 includes these proteins:
- a CDS encoding alpha/beta hydrolase, producing MRRFAPLLAAGGLLASALPLLTATQAAADPVSDYAPSKPSWHRCSADQPASYECATIKVPLDYRRPHGQTLDLAISRIKSENPAKRHGVMLLNPGGPGGSGLDLPLMMQEAMPKDVRDRYDLIGFDPRGVGESSPLTCGLTQAEENFDRAYRPETFPSDVTWARTVADKCREKAGAVLPYITTRNTARDMDAIRVALGERKLSYVGYSYGTYLGAVYAQMFPARTDRFVLDSGVDPQRAWRGMIQVWATEAEPAFARWTSWTAERDSTYGLGATPQAVSQTLWGLVARADREPIEFEGLKLTGDDIRAGARGLFFYPEQAAPVIAALKAAAEGKPQPAGMAAADVKKALGRQPESAPEPARAGGPASDNGTAVFWSVVCGDTDAWPRDPERYRRDAVRDKAAYPLYGDMASNIKPCAFWQRPVEAATPMKTRANVLTVQNEWDSQTPLVSGQGLHRALKGSRMVLALGGEGHGVYLADPRSCANAPVNDYLITGRLPAKDINCRTAPGTAERHEARPGTTPLPLPSTPGRF from the coding sequence ATGCGACGCTTCGCACCCCTGCTCGCCGCAGGCGGTCTCCTCGCCTCCGCCCTCCCCCTGCTGACGGCCACTCAGGCCGCCGCCGATCCCGTCTCGGACTACGCCCCGAGCAAGCCCTCCTGGCACCGTTGCAGTGCCGACCAGCCGGCCTCGTACGAGTGCGCCACCATCAAGGTCCCGCTGGACTACCGCCGCCCGCACGGGCAGACCCTCGACCTCGCGATATCGCGCATCAAGAGCGAGAACCCCGCCAAGCGGCACGGCGTGATGCTGCTGAACCCCGGCGGTCCGGGCGGGTCGGGGCTGGACCTGCCGCTGATGATGCAGGAGGCGATGCCGAAGGACGTCCGGGACCGCTACGACCTGATCGGCTTCGACCCGCGCGGGGTGGGCGAAAGCAGCCCGCTGACCTGCGGACTGACCCAGGCCGAGGAGAACTTCGACCGCGCCTACCGGCCCGAGACCTTCCCGTCGGACGTCACCTGGGCGCGCACCGTCGCCGACAAGTGCCGCGAGAAGGCCGGCGCGGTGCTCCCGTACATCACCACCCGCAACACCGCCCGCGACATGGACGCGATCCGCGTGGCGCTCGGCGAGCGCAAGCTCTCCTACGTGGGCTACTCGTACGGGACCTACCTGGGGGCGGTGTACGCGCAGATGTTCCCGGCGCGCACCGACCGCTTCGTCCTCGACAGCGGCGTCGACCCGCAGCGGGCCTGGCGCGGCATGATCCAGGTCTGGGCGACGGAGGCCGAGCCGGCCTTCGCCCGCTGGACGAGCTGGACGGCGGAGCGCGACTCCACGTACGGCTTGGGGGCGACGCCGCAGGCCGTGTCGCAGACGCTCTGGGGGCTGGTGGCGCGGGCGGACCGCGAGCCGATCGAGTTCGAGGGGCTGAAGCTGACGGGTGACGACATCCGCGCCGGCGCGCGCGGTCTGTTCTTCTACCCGGAGCAGGCGGCTCCCGTGATCGCCGCGCTGAAGGCCGCCGCCGAGGGCAAGCCGCAGCCGGCGGGGATGGCGGCGGCGGACGTGAAGAAGGCGCTCGGGCGGCAGCCCGAGTCGGCGCCCGAGCCCGCGCGGGCCGGTGGCCCCGCGTCCGACAACGGCACCGCCGTGTTCTGGTCGGTGGTGTGCGGGGACACCGACGCGTGGCCGCGCGATCCGGAGCGGTACCGGCGGGACGCGGTCCGCGACAAGGCCGCGTACCCGCTGTACGGGGACATGGCCTCGAACATCAAGCCGTGCGCCTTCTGGCAGCGGCCCGTCGAGGCCGCCACGCCGATGAAGACCCGGGCGAACGTCCTGACCGTGCAGAACGAGTGGGACTCGCAGACCCCGCTGGTCAGCGGCCAGGGTCTGCACCGGGCCCTGAAGGGTTCGCGGATGGTGCTGGCCCTGGGTGGTGAGGGGCACGGCGTGTACCTGGCCGACCCGCGTTCCTGCGCCAACGCCCCCGTCAACGACTACTTGATCACGGGCCGGCTGCCCGCGAAGGACATCAACTGCCGCACGGCCCCCGGTACGGCCGAGCGCCACGAGGCGCGGCCGGGGACGACGCCGCTGCCGCTGCCGTCGACGCCCGGACGGTTCTGA
- a CDS encoding PaaI family thioesterase gives MTLTPADADRILKDNFAPWVLALGLTVEETGERHAVLRLPWSDTLARDGGGLSGQALMAAADTATVIAISAARGAYGPMTTVQQSTSFQRPVTGADVLIDVRVTKLGRRMAFADVSMTPEGASEPAAKASTVYALLG, from the coding sequence GTGACGCTGACTCCCGCCGACGCGGACCGGATCCTGAAGGACAACTTCGCCCCCTGGGTGCTCGCCCTGGGCCTCACCGTCGAGGAGACGGGCGAGCGGCACGCCGTCCTGCGGCTGCCCTGGTCCGACACCCTCGCCCGGGACGGCGGGGGCCTCAGCGGCCAGGCCCTGATGGCCGCCGCCGACACCGCCACCGTCATCGCGATCTCCGCCGCGCGCGGCGCGTACGGGCCGATGACCACCGTCCAGCAGTCGACGAGCTTCCAGCGGCCGGTGACCGGCGCCGACGTGCTGATCGACGTACGGGTCACCAAACTCGGCCGCCGCATGGCCTTCGCGGACGTCAGCATGACCCCCGAGGGCGCCTCCGAACCGGCCGCCAAGGCCTCCACGGTCTACGCCCTGCTCGGCTGA